CCGCGATGCCCGCGAACTGCCGATCGCGACCAAGAGCCTCGACCTGTGGGATCAGTTCGCTGCCGACACGGGCGAAGACACTGGCTTCCGGCGTTGTGGTCTCCTATACCTTTCCAACAATGAAGACGAGCTTGCGGGCTGGGCGCGCTGGCGCGATTTTGCCCGGACGGTGGGCGTGACAACCCACATGCTGTCTGCTGAAGAAGCGACCGAGCGCGGCAAAGCCACTAGCAAGCAGTGGAAAGGCGGTGTCTACTCGCCCTCCGACGGCACGGCCGACCCGTCAAAGGCGGCCCCTGCTGTGGCCCGCGCGATCATCAGCGCTGGCGGCGTCATTGTCCAGAACTGCGCTGCCCGTGGCATTGAGACGAGCGGTGGCCGGCTGTCGGCGGTTGTGACCGAAAAAGGCACTATCCGGACCAAACTCGCCGTTCTGGCAGGAGGCGCATGGGCCTCTTCATTCTGCAACAATCTCGGTGTGCGATTCCCGCAGGCCTCGGTGCGCTCCTCGATCCTGTCGGTGGAACCTGGTATCGAGGGCCTGCCTGATGCGCTCCACACGGCTGAGGTCTCCGTGACGCGACGCGCCGACGGCGGTCACACGCTAGCGATCAGCGGTCGCGCCCGGGTCGATGTCACGCCGCAGCAGATCCGGTTTGCCCGATATTTCGTGCCGATGTTTGCCCGCCGCTGGCGGAACCTCGCGCCGGGTGGGCTTGAAGGGTGGCGCTCGGGACACGAGTCGCTTGCACGCTGGCAACTCGACGAGCAGACACCTATGGAGCGCATGCGCGTTCTTGATCCTCTCGTTGATGAAAGTGCCGTCGCCGAAATACTCCGCCGGGCGCGGCAGTTGTTACCCCAGCTGGCGAAGGCCAAAGTCGCGGCGAAGTGGGCTGGCTACGTAGACAGCACGCCCGATGGCGTACCCGCGATCGGTGAGATCCCGAATATTCCGGGTCTCATCCTGGCGGCAGGTTTTAGTGGGCACGGCTTCGGCATCGGACCGGGTACCGGCCATCTGATCGCCGATCTGATGACGGGCAGAACTCCGATTGTCGATTCCCTTCCCTATCGGCCGGAGCGGCTGGTCGCTTCAGCCTGGGGGAAGGTCGCCGACTTCTAAAGCGAACTCGTGCCGAGCTGTCATGGGCATCGCCCGGCAACGTGCCGTTGAAGCGATTCAATGCCGTTCGAGGTACCCTTGCCGTCAGTTTCGCTAGGTATAGTAAACGGCTGCGGGCGGGAAATATCCAGCGAAGGCCCCGTCATCCAACACGTAGGTCTATATGCGATCTGTGTCAGTCTTGCATTTCGCGAGGGCCGGCACGATGGTCACCATGTAATTGTTCGAAGGCGAGCTGAAACCGCGCTCATCGTGCTGCCGCTGATGTTGTTTCACCTCATCCAGTTGTCGGTGCTGGCCGTGGTTTCTCAGCGCGGTGTCATGCGCTCACAGGCAAACTAGGCTTTGCCACGCCCGTCGTAGCGACTCCGGCACTTGCGATGCCGCGTACAAGACTACGCCTGCAATAGGTGTGGCCGATAGAGCCACGCCGGATATCGCGCGCGCTTCCATATCCGAAATGACCAAATCGGGAATGATATTGACGGGCCGCCCGCCCGTAATGTTGCCGATTTGCAAATGAGGAATACGGGGATTCGAATTTGCGGTCCAGTCTGCTGCTTCGAAGAGCGTCGGCCGTGCGCAGGGCTGCAAGCAGAACGCAAGCGAAGGCGTGAACCGCGTTTTTCCCTTGGTCGGGCCGTGACGAATGGCCGTCCGAGATGTCTAGGCATCCGTCGGTGTCTAGCTCTTGCTCAATGCATCGCAATCACATGGTGGCTGGCAAAAGCGGTATCGAACATCGATCCGAATCTCGAAATCACATGCACCCTAGAAAAGAAGATGCCCCCGGTCTGTCACATCAAGTCGAAAATTTGGGCCCGGTGGCCATCGCACCCTAGCGGGGCGGCATGCGAGTGGCGCCATCCAGCCGGATCACTTCGCCATTCAGATAGTTGTTTTCGATCGCAAACCGGACCGCATCGGCGAATTCCGCCGGATCGCCGAGCCGGGACGGATAGGGAATGACGGCGACGAGGCTTTCCTGCGCCTCCTGCGGCAGCGAATGGAGCAGCGGCGTGAGGAAGATGCCGGGAGCAATCGTGTTGACGCGGATACCGAAACGCGCGAATTCTCGCGCGACCGGCAGCGCCATGGAGACGATCCCGCCCTTGGACGCCGCATAGGCTGCCTGGCCGACTTGCCCCTCGAAGGCTGCGATCGACGCGGTGTTGACGATCACGCCACGTGACTGGTCCTCGCGTTCCGGCGCCTCGGCCATGCGCGCCGCCGCAAGCCGCATCATGTTGAACGTGCCGATCAGGTTGACCCGGATAACGCGCTCGAAATCTGCGAGCGGCATCGGGCCGTTTCTTGAGAGCACGCGGCCCGAAGTGCCGATGCCGGCGCAATTCACTAGGATCCGGAGCCCGTCCGGCGCGTTGGCTGCTTCATTCACGACTTTTGCCGCATCGTCTTCCGAGGTTACGTCGCCGGCAACCGCAATGCCGCCGATCTCCGCCGCAACCGCCTCTGCGGCCGCAAGGTCGCGATCGAAGACATGCACCCGCGCGCCGAGCACGGCTAGCAGCCGGGCGGTCGCAGCTCCGAGGCCGGAGCCCGCCCCGGTGACGATGGCGCTCGATCCTGCGATCTTCATGCTGCGACCTCCTTGCTGGCCAGGATGACATCGGGCGCGCCGGCATGGAGCGCCTCGATCAGATCAGCGCGATGAGCCCGCACCGCGCGTTGATTGAGCGAGCCCTTGTCGGTGATCTCACCCTTGTCGAGCCGCGGCGGTTCGCGCAGAAGCATCAGGCGCATCACGCGTGTCGATGATCCGCTCGCGCGGCGCTGGTGTTCGGCAAGCCGCGCGGCCAGAAGTGTCCTTACTCCGGGATGGGACAGCACATCCGTGTCCGAGATCTCGTCCCCGGCGTCGATGGCATCGCGCAGCGCCTTGACGACAGGTATCGCGAGTGCGCCGAGTTCCGCCCGGTCCTCGCCGGTGATCACGACATCGCGGATCAGCCCGCCGAACTGGTCGACGAGTTCGGCCCTGAGCTTGCCGACCGAAACCCAGGTTCCCGTCTGGAGCTTGAAGTTCTCCGCTGTCCGGCCTTCGAAGTAGAAACCCCCAGTGGGATCGCCGGGGATGGCCAGCCGCACCGCGTCGCCGATCATGTAGAAGCCTTCCTCGTCGAAGGCTTCGGCTGTGAGCTTGGGATCGCGCCAATAGCCGGGCGTGATGTTCGGCCCCTTCAGCCTGAGTTCGTACTTGTCCTCGATGGGCACAAGCTTGAGCGTGATTCCCTGCGCGGGAATGCCAATATTGCCGGGTCTTTCCTGCGGCTCGGTGCAGAACAGCGAGAAGGGTCCGGTTTCGGTCGATCCGAGCCCGGAACTGATCAGCACTTGGCCGCCCGTCACCTGCTCTGAAAGCTCAAGAAGCGCATCCCAGGTGTGCTGGGCCATGCTGGCGCCCGCATACATCAGGATCTTGAGATCGCGGAAAAAGCTGTCGCGCAGCGCCGTGTCCCGGCGCATGGCGTCCACCAGCATCTCGTATCCGGCCGGCACGTTGAAATACCAGCTGGGAGAGACCTCGCGCAGGTTGGCGATGGTCTCGCCGATCAGCGATGGCGTCGGCTTGCCACGATCCAGATAGAATGTGCCGCCGTTGAAGATGACGAGGTTGAATACTTTGTTGCCGCTGGCGGTGTGGTTCCACGGCGCCCAATCGACGATGACGGGCGGCTCGTCGCGGAAGAATGCGTAGCAGTCAGCGACCATTTCCTGGTTGGAGCACAACATCCGCTGGGTCTGCGTCACCGCCTTGGGCGCGCCTGTCGTGCCCGAGGTGAAGAGGAATTTCGCCACCGTATCCGGACCGACGGCGAGGAATGCGCGCTCGACATCGGGACCAGCTTCGGTCTTCAGAAGAGTCTCGAACGCGATCGACATGCGCAGCGTGGGCGAGGGATTGCGAACCGATACCACGGGCAGGTCCACATCGAAGGCAGCCTCGATGGCGGTGCCAAAGGCCAGACCGTCCTCCGTGAAGACGGCACCCGGCGTCATCTGCCGTACTATATCCTTGAGCTTTCCGAAGCCAGGATCAGCCGTCGCATAGGCCGGCGTAACGGCCGCCGAGGGAATGCCGACATGCTGCGCACCGAGTGCCATCAAAGCATGTTCGATCGCGTTCTCCGACAGGATCATCAGTGGCCGCTCGACCGAAAGGCCGAGATCCAGAAGCGCCTGTCCAATACGGCGGATCATGTCGAGCGCCTGGCCGTAGGTAACCTTCCGCCAGCCGCCGTCATCATTGCGCGCCGCCATCCAGACGCGATCCGGATCACTCTCGGCCCAATGCACGAAACGCTCATTGATGCAACGCGGATAGGGCCCGAGTGCGTCCTGCCGCCATACCACGATGGTACCGTCGGGACGGCGTTCCCATTCAAGCCGTGGCGACCAGAGCTTGACCTCCTGAATACGTCTCTCCGTCATGACTCCTCCAGAGCACGCAAGTTACGTTATCGATCGGCTTGAACACCGAGCTGAAAATTTGTTTACAAGGAAACAATCTCCGTGTAAACAATCGTCGTGAAAGCAAAAGCAAGAAACTGACAATTTGGAGAGGCGATCATGAGTGAAGGCGCGGCACCGAATTTCGTAACCTATGAGCTCGTGGGCGAGATTGCCCATGTCGGCCTCAACCGGCCGGAGAAGCGGAATGCGATCAGCGACACCTTCGTCGAGGCCATTGCCCAAGCTGTGGCGCGCGCCGAGCGTGAGGCGAAAGCGGCAGTGCTCTTCGGTCATGGCAAGCATTTCTGCGCCGGTCTTGACCTCGGCGAGCACGTGAAGAAATCGGCCATCGAAGGCGTGCGCGGTTCGCGCCGCTGGCATGCGGTCTTCTCCAGTATTGAACATGGCACCATCCCTTGGATCTCGGCGCTGCATGGCGCTGTTGTCGGCGGCGGGCTCGAACTTGCCGCGTCCACTCATATTCGCGTGGCCGACGAAACAGCCTTTTTCGCCCTTCCAGAGGGCCAGCGCGGCATCTTCGTTGGCGGCGGCGGTTCGGTCCGTGTCGCCCGCCTGATGGGTGTCGCCCGCATGACCGACCTCATGCTGACCGGCCGGGTCGTGGCTGCGGGAGAGGCAGAACGCTGGAACCTCGTTCAATACGTGGTGCCGGCGGGTGACGCGCTTAAGAAGGCGCATGAACTGGCCGTCGCGACCTCAACCAATGCGGCTCTCTCCAATTATGCCGTGATCAATGCGCTGCCGCGGATCCAGGACATGGCAAAGGAGGATGGCCTCTTCGTCGAATCCTTCATCTCCTCCTTCACTGCCACCAGCCCGGAGGCGGAAGAGCGACTTACGGCTTTCCTCGAAAAACGAGCCGCCCGCCTTAAGGCGCCGGGCGAGATCTGAGGGTCGGGATATGGACGCTGCGGTACGCCATCTCGATCAGGTGAAACTCGGCCCGCTCGCCGGCTCCGTCGGTTTTTTGCTGCGGCTGGCGCAGTTGCGCGCCTTCGATGACTTCTTTTCCGATCATGGCCCGCAAGGTCTGAAGCCCGGTGAATTCTCCGTTCTCTGGGTCATCGCCCGGAACCCCGGCATCCGTCAGAGCGTGCTCGGCCAGCGGTTGATGATCAAGCGCGCGCACATGACCAAGTTGATTCGCGCCATGGAAGATGCCTCCTTCGTCGCGCGCCGAATACCGGATTCCGACCGCCGCGCCGTGGAACTGACGCTGACGCCGTCAGGCGAGAGCGAAGTCGACAAGGCGAGCGCCCTGTTCTTCGAGTATGAACAGAGAACCGGCGCGCCGCTCGACGACCGGGAGCAGGCGATGCTGGTCGCGCTTCTCAAGAAATATGTCGGACTGGACGAGGAGGCCAGCGGATGAACATCGACGAACTTGTTGCCATCGATTTCCACACCCATGCCGAGGAGCCTTGCGGCTGCCAGCGCGACGACGGCTATCACGAATTTCAGGCCGGCATGGCCAGATATTTCAGGAACCCCGCCGGCGCCCAGGGCATGTTGCCGACGGTCCAGGAGACGGCCGCCTATTATCGCGAGCGGAAGATCGCCTGCGTCATCTTCCCCGTCGATGCCGAACGCGAGACCGGCTTTCGCCGTTACGAGAACGAAGAGGTGGCCAAGATCGCGGCCGAAAATGCCGACATCATGATCCCCTTTGCCTCGATCGACCCGGCCAAAGGCAAGATGGGCGCCCGTGAGGCGCGCCGCCTGGTGCGCGATTTTGGCATCAAGGGTTTCAAGTTTCACCCGACGATGCAGGCCTTCTATCCCAACGACCGCGACGCCTATGTTCTTTACGAGGCCATCGCCGAGGAAGGTGCGATCACGCTCTTCCATACCGGCCAGACCGGCGTCGGCGCCGGCATGCGCGGCGGCATGAACATGCGGCTCAAATATTCCAATCCCATCCATCTCGACGATGTCGCGGCCGAATTCCCGGACATGCCGATCATCCTGGCGCACCCCTCCTTCCCGTGGCAGGAAGAGGCGCTGGCGGTCGCGACACACAAGCCGAATGTCTATATCGACATGTCTGGCTGGTCGCCGAAATATTTCCCGTCAATCCTCATCCAATATGCGAACACGATGCTGAAGCACAAGATGCTGTTCGGCTCCGACTGGCCGGCAATCACGCCGGACCGCTGGCTCAAGGATTTCGAGACGATCGGCATCCGCGACGAGGTCCGCCCGCTCATCCTCAAGGAAAATGCACGGAAGCTGCTGAAACTCTGATCATGCAAACTCTGGGATTTCCGCGTTCTCAGAGGTAATTCATGGCTGCCTGCTTGAAGATAGCAATGGAAGTTGGGTCGTCTTGTTTCGCCGGCAACTAAATTCTAACCTTCGGATCATTGATGATGCGGTGCATAACCTCAATCTGGAGGACTACCACTAATGATCAAGCTCAATCTGGCCCCAGTGCATGTCGGTGGTATCATCGATGATAGGATAGCCGTCTTGAATCTGAACAAGAGCGACGCCGCAAAAATTATTGGCGTCCGCCGCGCGACCCTGTCGGATTTGGTGAATGAACGGAAAGGACTTACAGCGGAAATGGCGATCCGGCTGGAAAAGCCTTTGGCGTGAACGCGGGTTTCAGAAGCTCTGACTTCGTGCCTCTTCGTCTCCTCTCTCACGCAGCACAGTCCCCGTCGGGAGCAGATCGCCGCCGGTCTTTCGCCTGACCAGCCCCCAGAGACCATCCGGAAGCGCCAGTGCAAAGGCGATCGCCACCGCGCCCAGGCCGAACAGATACCAGGCACCATAGTCTCCAAACAGCTCCTGCAGCATGAAGAAGACGACCGCGCCGAGAATCGCCCCTCGAAGGTCTTCAGTCCGCCGACCAGAACCATGAACAGCATGAACACGGTCCACTGCACTCCGAAATTGGTGCTCGGCAGGAAGGTGATGGCGCTTGCGAGCCAAACGGTGCCGGCGAGCGCCGAGCCAAAGGCGGCGACGACGTAGATGATCTGCTTCGTGCGAGTTATGTCGATGCCGACGGAGCGGGCAGCGTCCTCGTCGTCACGGATTGCCTGCGCGGCGCTGCCCGTCCGGCTGCGCAGCAGCCAGAAGGTCAGGACAAGGAAGTCCGCCATGGCACCAAGGCCGAGCCAGTAGGTCATGTTCCGTCGGAATTCGGGATCGTAGACATTGAGCGCAATCAGCGAATTGCCGGTATCGCCCTGCACCAAGGGATCGAACATGACGATAATGCGCAACACCTCCGCCAGCACCCAGGTGGCGATGGCGAATTCGCCGTCGCGGAGTTTCAGCACATAGAAGGAAAGCGGAATGGCGATGAGACCCGCCCCGATGGCACCGGCAATCAGCGCGATCCACGGGTTCATGCCAGCCTCGACGAAGCGCAAAGTGAGATAGGCGCCGGCGCCGAAATAGCCTTGTTGCCCGACGGATACCAGGCCGGCAAAGCCCGCCAGCAGATTCCACACTACGGCGAGAATGACATAGACCCAGAGCGTGGTCAGCTTGTCGACTGCGGTTGCCGGCAGAAGGAGCGGCGCGACCAGCAGCAGGACGAGCAGGACGGCGGAAAGAAGGACAGTCGTCTTGCCCACGCGATTCCAGCGCTCGAACATGAACCGTTGCGACGATTTCAGGTTACCAAGCATCAGCGGCCTCCTGTCAGAATTGCACGAAAGCCGGAGAGATTGACGCCCTGAAATCGCAGCGCGAGAACCGCGAGGAACACCAGATGTCCGGCCAGCTGGAAGAGCTGCGGCGAGACGATTGCGCCGAGGCTCTGGGCAATTCCGAGCACGATGCCGCCGATCAACGTGCCCCAGAGCGAGCCGATGCCACCGATCACCACCGCCTCGAAGGCGAAGATCAACTGCGCCGGTCCGGCATAGGGACTGATCAGCGAACGCATGGCGAGCGCCGCCCCGGCAAGCCCCGCCAGCGCCACCGCGATCGCAACCGCGGCGCGCTGGATACGCTTGGCCTCGATGCCGGAAAGCTCCGCCGCCTCGAGGTCGGAGGACGTGGCGCGGATCGCGCGGCCGAGCCTGGTGTAGCTCAGAACCAGCTGCAGCACGGCGAGCAGCAGGACCGCTGCGGCGAAGGTCAGGACGGGAAGCTTGCCGACCGTGAGGCCGAAGGGAAGATTCCAGGAGGACCAGGAGAGGTTGCCGATATAGTTTCCGAGCGATTTCGCATCGGATGAGAAGGCGCCATAGATCCCATTCTGGAGCACGGCGCCGAGCCCGAATGTGGTGAGCAGGGGCAACAGGAAGCCGCCGCGCATGGTGCGGGCGAAGAGCAATGCCTGGAGTAGATAGCCCAGCACCGCCAGCACCGGCACCATGATCAGGATCGCGTAGCCGACCGGCATCTGGAAGCGCTCGACGAGAAGCAGCACGACATATGCGCCGAGCACGGCAAGGTCGCCATGAGCCAGGTTGATGAAGCGGATGACGCCGAACATCAGCGAGAGGCCGGCGGCGAGAATGGCATAGTAGCCACCGAGCAGAATTCCTTGAACAAGCGCGTCGAGCATCAATGTACCTCCGCGCCGGCGATGGTCACCAGCCCGAAATAGGCGCTGGTGATCTGGTCATGGCTGAGTTCGGCCGCCCTGCCTTCGAGCACGACACGCCCTTCCAGAAGGCAGATGATGCGGTCGGCGAAGGCAGTTGCCCGCACCAGGTCCTGTTCGACGATGACCATCGTGGTCTCACCTTCCTTCTTCAGCGCTTCCAGCGATCCATAGAGCCCACCGACCGCGATCGGCGAAAGCCCGAGCGACACTTCGTCAAGCAGGACGACATCCGGACTCGTCATCAGCGCACGGCCGATGGCGACGGCCTGGCGCTGGCCGCCCGAGAGATTGCCGGCAAGGGAATTGAGGATCTGGCGGAGTGACGGCAATACGGACAACACCCGTTCGAGGTTCCAGCGACCTTTGCGGCCATTCTCGCCGGCGACCTGCAGGTTTTCGCGAACCGTCATGTCGAGAAAGAGCCGACGGCCCTCCGGCACCATGGCGAGCCCGGCCGCCACGCGCTTCGCCGGCGACCAGACGCTGATATCGGTCCCGCCCAGCCGGATACGCCCCGTCATGTTGGTGTGAACGCCGGTAATGGAGCGGAACAGTGTCGTCTTGCCGGCTCCATTCGCGCCGATAATGGCGAGCACCTCGCCCTTCTTCACGTTCAACGACACGTCCCTGACGGCCGTCAGCAGGCCGTGCCGCGCCACCACGTTTTCGACCTCCAACATTATTGTACTCCCCCGAGATAGGCGCCGACCACCGCCCGATCCGCCATGACCGCGCGCGGGTCTCCTTCCGCGATCACTTGACCGGCATTCATGCAGATCAACCGGTCGATCACCTTGAGCAGTGCGTGCAGGATGTGTTCGATCCAGACAATGGTGATGCCCGATGACTTGAGGCCCGAAATCAGCGAGACAAGGATGCCGAGTTCCGCCTCGGTCAGGCCACCGCCGATTTCGTCGAGCAGCAGCACCTTCGGCCCGGTCGCAAGCGCGCGGGCAAGCTCAAGCCGCTTGCGGTCGAGCAGGCCGAGCGTCGCGGCGGGCCGGTTGGCAAACTGCAGCAGCCCGCTCCGCTCGAGTGCTTCGGCTGCGAGATTTCCCGCCTCCTCCCCGACACGCCCGGAGCCATGCTGGGCAGCCACAAGCGCGTTTTCGAACACGCTCATGCCGAGAAAGGGACGCGGCACCTGATGGGTCCGTCCGATGCCGGCGCGGCAGCGGCTCGCGGCATCCGCCTTGGTCACGTCGGCGCCGGAGAACATCACCGTGCCGGATGACGGCACGAGCGACCCTGCAACGACGGAGAACAAGGTCGTCTTGCCGGCGCCATTGGGCCCGACAATCCCCAGTGCCTCCCCTTCCGAAAGCGTGAAACTCACGTCCTTCAGCACCGGGAACGAGCCGAAAGTCTTGTTGATGCCGCTGCCTGAAAGAATTTCCGCCATATTTCCCTCCGAAGGCGGGCGCCGCATGCGACACCCGCCCGTTGTCAATCAGCCAAGCGTGTAGGGCTTGAGCGGCGCGGTGATCGGCACGCGGTCGATCAGAAAATTGGACGTCACTTCGAGCTTGAACGGGAACTTGCCGCTCTCGTCCTTCAGCCATTGCGTGCCGACGAGCCCGGTCGCGGCCATGCTGGGCGCGGGACCGTTGGTGAAATCGACCACGCCGGTGGCGGTTTCGACATTCAGCGTCGAGATAGCCTGGGCCACCGCCGCCTTGTCCTTGGGATTGCCGGATGCCTTCAGCGCCGCGATCGTCGCATCGAACAGCGCCATCTGGGCGCCGACCTGCTGGCTCCAGGGCTTGTCGGTGGCCGCCTCGAAACCATCAGCGAGTTCGGCGCAGGTCTTTCCGGTGACCGGCGAGACGAAGGGAAACGCCTTGTGCCAATAGGCGCCCGATGCCACGCCGTTGCCCAGATCCCCGAGCGCTTCCATTTCGGGCTCGAACAGCCCGGCCTTGGCGACCTGCACGATCTTGATCTGTTGCGCCAAACCCTTCTGCGCCGCCTGGCGCCAGAAAACGGGGAAATCGGGCGGGAACGGAAAGGTGTTAAAAATCTCGATGCCCGCATCCTCCAGCGTGGCGATCTGTGCCGAGAAGTCGGTAACGCCGTTCTCATAGCGTCCGGCGTCGGTCACCTCGAAGCCGGCTTCCTGCAGTGCAGGGATCATCACGCCTCGGATCGCGTTGCCATCGGCGTCGTTCGGCAGCAACAGGCCGACCTTCTTGTTGGTCTCGACCTTCGACCATTGGTCGGCATAGAGCGCCGCAAAATCGTTCGCACCGAAGGAGAAGTGAAAGGTCCACTTGTAGGGCGACGGTTCGCCCGGCTTGGCGCCGCGTCCATAATAGATCGCCTCCCAGGGGGCAACTGTCGAGAGGCAGGGCGTGCCGGCGGCCTCGCAGGTATCGGCGACGGGATTGACCGTCTCCGGCGTCGAGGATGTCATCATGATATCGACACCGTCGGAGGAAATGAGCTCCTTCGACACCTTCGAGGCGTTCACCGGATCGGACTGCGTGTCCTTGAGGATGAAGTTGACGGCATATTTCTTGCCGCCGACCTCGATCCCATCCTTCAGCGCCTCATTGACCAGGCCGAGCACATATTCGTCCGCCTCCGAGAACGCGCTGAGCGGCCCGGAGCGCGCATTGACCCAGCCGATATTGATCGTCTCGCCACCCGAAGCGAAAGCCTTGCGGATGGTCGCCGGCATGGCGAATGCGGCAGCGGCGCCTCCCGCGACGCTGCCCGTGGCGCGCAGCAGACCGCGGCGCGTGATATCGAAATGCTTGCCCATATTGTCCTCCCAGACCAAGAGCTTTGAAAAATTCGTCAGACAGCGACCCGTCGCTCCATGCCGGATCGCAGATGGTTGCGAAGAAAGCCGCCGGCTTCCTCGATCGACTGCATGCCCTCGTCGAGCATCGGCGCGAAGAGCTGCCAGGAATGCACCATGCCGTCGAAGATCTTGAGTTCGGTGGACACGCCTGCGGCCCTGAGCCTCTCGACAACGGTCACGGAATCGTCGCGCAGGATTTCCCAGGACCCGACCTGGACGAGCGTCGGCGGCAGGCCGGTGAAATCGCTGTAGAAGGGCGTGACCAGTTCGGACTTGCGGTCCCCGGTGCCGACATAGACAATATTGAAGAGCGCCATGAGTTGCGGTGTGAGCAGCGGCGCGTCGGTCACGGAATGATGGGAGTCGCCCACACTTGCGAGATCAAGCGCAGGTGACATCAGCACCAGCGCGCCGGGCTGCGGCAGACCTTCCTTCTTCGCCCGGACGGCGACCGAAAGCGCGAGATTGCCCCCGGCACTGTCTCCGGTCAGCGCGATCGCTGCCGGATCATAGCCCTGCGCCAATGCCCATTTGTAGACGGCGAGTGCATCGTCGTGTGCGGCCGGCGCTGGGTCCTCGGGCGCCAGCCGGTAATCTGCGGCAATCACCGCGGCACCCGACGTGCGGGCGAGATTGGTGGCGATCACCCGATGCGATCGGCCGGAGCCGAAGAAGAAGCCGCCGCCGTGATAGTAGATGACCAGCCTGTGCTCGTCGGTCTCATTCCGGCGGATCAGGTCGCCGCCGCAGGGCCCGGCCGAAACCCGTTCGATCATCGAACCGTCGGCGATCGGCGTCTGCGCATTGATGCCCTCGAACCACGCCCGCATCACGTCAGGCGTGGCGTTCTCGGGCGGTGGGTTCTGCGCACTGATATCGAGAATGAAATCGAGTTGTTCTTTCGACATGGTTTCCTCCCTGAAATTCCGGATGGGGAAGGGCCGGCGCGGCCCTCCACCCCGACTACTGTATGCGTACGATCGGCTTGATGGTCTTGCCGCTTTCCGAATCGTGTATCGCCTGGTTGATCTCGTCGAAGTCGTAGAACTTCACCAGCTTGTCGAGCGGGAAGCGGCCCTGGGCATAGAGTTCGACCAGCATCGGAATGAAGGTGTCTGGGTTGGACTCGCCCTCGACGATCCCCATCAGACGGCGGCCGCCGCTCATGAAATGCACTTCGTCGAGATTGATCTCAGTGCCCATGGCGGAGGCGCCGAGAATGCCGCAGGTGCCCATCGGCGCCAGCGCCATCACCGCGCCGCGGATGACGCTCGAAATGCCCGTGGTATCGAGCGCGAAGTTCAGCCCGTAGCCAGTGATCGCCATGATCTCGGCCGTCGCATCAACCTTGCCGGGATTGATCGTGTGGGTGGCGCCGAGCTCGCGGGCCATCGCCAGCCGCTCGTCGTTCATGTCGACGGCGATGATCGTCGTCGCGCCGACGACCTTTGCGGCCATCACGGCGGAAAGCCCGACCGAGCCGGACCCGAATACGGCGAAGGATTTGCCTGCGGAAACCTTGAGCGCGTTCATGACGGCGCCCGCGCCGGTTTGGATGCCGCAGGCCAGCGGTCCGAGCAGTTCGAGCGGCGCCGTGTCCGGCACCTTCACGACATTCACCTCATGGCAGATGGCGTGGGTGGCGAAGGACGACTGGCCGAAGAAGTTGCCGTGGATGCGCTCGGCGCCTAGCGAAAGCGCGCTTGAACCGTCGGTGCGGGCGGCAAAGAAGTTGCGCGGAAAGAATTCGTGGCAATAGCTGACATGATGGTCCTGGCAACTCGGGCAATGACCGCAGGAATTGAAAGTCATGACCACCTTGTCGCCGGCCTTCACCTTCGACACGGCGCGTCCGACCTTCTCGACAACGCCCGCGCCTTCATGGCCGAGCACCACCGGCAGAGGCGTCGGCAGCATGCCGTCGCGGACGACGATATCGGT
Above is a window of Rhizobium sp. TH2 DNA encoding:
- a CDS encoding NAD(P)-dependent alcohol dehydrogenase — protein: MQIKAAIARQQGADLSLETIDIEEPRDNEILVKVVATGVCHTDIVVRDGMLPTPLPVVLGHEGAGVVEKVGRAVSKVKAGDKVVMTFNSCGHCPSCQDHHVSYCHEFFPRNFFAARTDGSSALSLGAERIHGNFFGQSSFATHAICHEVNVVKVPDTAPLELLGPLACGIQTGAGAVMNALKVSAGKSFAVFGSGSVGLSAVMAAKVVGATTIIAVDMNDERLAMARELGATHTINPGKVDATAEIMAITGYGLNFALDTTGISSVIRGAVMALAPMGTCGILGASAMGTEINLDEVHFMSGGRRLMGIVEGESNPDTFIPMLVELYAQGRFPLDKLVKFYDFDEINQAIHDSESGKTIKPIVRIQ